In the genome of Methanotorris formicicus Mc-S-70, the window TCTATCTTGTAATACCTAAAACCATATCTCCTAGCGATTTTATCACCAATGCCTATTTTTATGAATGATTTTGGCTCTGTATCTATTAGAATAACGTTTATCTCTTCTTCTGCAATTTTATCACATATATCAAAAACCTCTTTTATATAATCCTTTTTAATAGCTACATTTGGCTTAAAGTCGCTTATGAATATAATAATTGGTATTATATTTGGATTCTTCCTTATTTCATTTTTAAAAACCTCATACGCCTTTAAAAATGCCTTTGAGAGTGGAGTTTTCCCTCCAGTTGGGAGTTCTTTGAGCAATTTTTCACCAAGTTCAACAGAAGATGTAAATGGAAGAACAAGTTCTGCCTTATCCTTTCTAAATGCAATCATCCCAACCTTGTTTCTTTTTTGATATGCATCCATTAATAGAGATAAAACTGCTCCTTTTGCAGATTCCATCCTTCTCATTGCTCCCATAGAGCCACTTGCATCAACAACAAACAGTAAGTGGGAGGATATTTTTCTCTCCCTAACCTTCTCCCTTAAATCATCTTTTTCTAAGTACAATGCCAAATTTTTGTCCTTAAATTTCTCTCTTCTCTCTTTTTGATACATTGCACTAACTCTAAATGTTGCATCGAAGGCAATATCTGTTGTTCTTCCATGTGGAATTTTGTATTTTATGTACCTCCCTTTTTTACTTATACTCTTTATGTGCCTTCCACTACTGTATCTGAAAATGTTATCCCTCAACTTTATGTTGAGTATTTTTGGGTTTGCTCCTCCATTTATGCCAAATACTTCCTCTCCAACGTTGTTATTTTCATTGTTACTTTCATTGCCATTGTTATCATGTTCTCCATTATCTCTATTATCTTTATTTTCATGGTTTTCAGAATCTCTATTTTCGTTGTTATTTTCATCTTTATTGTTGTTTTCATTTAGTTTTTTTTTACATCGTCATTTTCTTCATTATTTTTTTCATCTTCATTTTTTTCTTTGTTCTCCTCAAACTCATTAAATATCTGCTCAATCTTCTCATTGTTTAATTGCGGTGGTTCAAATGGCTTTCTCCTCATCCTATGTGGAAGGGCAAGTTCACATGCCTCTTTTACATCATCAACGGTTACATAATCCCTTCCATTAAATGCAGCGATGGTTTTTGCAGTCCTTGCAACGGTTATATCTGCCCTGTTTGTTGGAATGCCTAACTCAATGCAGATTTTTGATATCAACTCCAATAAATCATCACTTATTTTTACATTATTTAATAGTTCTCTCGCTTTTTCTATCTTTTCCCTCAACTTTAATTGCTCTTCTTCATATTTCTTATAAAATTCTTCTGGATTTTCGTTGAACTCCTCAACCCTCTTTATTACCTCAACTCTCATCTTTATATCATTCAATCCCTCAACATCCACCATCAATCCAAACCTATCAAGGATTTGAGGTCTCAACTCCCCTTCTTCAGGGTTCATAGTTCCAACTAAGATAAATCGTGAGGGATGTTTT includes:
- a CDS encoding vWA domain-containing protein produces the protein MRDNIFRYSSGRHIKSISKKGRYIKYKIPHGRTTDIAFDATFRVSAMYQKERREKFKDKNLALYLEKDDLREKVRERKISSHLLFVVDASGSMGAMRRMESAKGAVLSLLMDAYQKRNKVGMIAFRKDKAELVLPFTSSVELGEKLLKELPTGGKTPLSKAFLKAYEVFKNEIRKNPNIIPIIIFISDFKPNVAIKKDYIKEVFDICDKIAEEEINVILIDTEPKSFIKIGIGDKIARRYGFRYYKIDDINVDGILDIVNPLIN
- a CDS encoding ATP-binding protein, with amino-acid sequence MKYPFTAIVGQEKMKKALILNAINPKIGGVLIRGEKGTAKSTTVRALADLLPEIEVVEGCPFNCNPNGDLCDICREKKEREELKTIKKKMKVVNLPIGATEDRVIGTLDIEKAIKEGIKALDPGILAEANRNILYIDEVNLLDDHIVDILLDAAAMGWNIIEREGIKIKHPSRFILVGTMNPEEGELRPQILDRFGLMVDVEGLNDIKMRVEVIKRVEEFNENPEEFYKKYEEEQLKLREKIEKARELLNNVKISDDLLELISKICIELGIPTNRADITVARTAKTIAAFNGRDYVTVDDVKEACELALPHRMRRKPFEPPQLNNEKIEQIFNEFEENKEKNEDEKNNEENDDVKKN